A single window of Myxocyprinus asiaticus isolate MX2 ecotype Aquarium Trade chromosome 48, UBuf_Myxa_2, whole genome shotgun sequence DNA harbors:
- the mphosph6 gene encoding M-phase phosphoprotein 6 translates to MANDGSTQLSKNLLRMKFMQRGLDAETRKQLDEEEKRIISDEHWFLDLPELKAKENYIIEERSYVPCEDLVYGRMSFRGFNPEVEKLMVLMNAPKDDEDEDDNGMSRMETDITDEEMARRYESLVGSMKKKFAKKRDRSAITDKQEDMNCNIVDLQPKKAFLKPQD, encoded by the exons ATGGCAAACGATGGCTCAACACAACTATCGAAAAATCTCCTGCGGATGAAG tTCATGCAGAGAGGTTTGGACGCAGAGACGAGGAAGCAGCTGGATGAAGAGGAGAAGAGAATCATCAGTGACGAGCACTGGTTCCTGGATCTGCCTGAACTCAAGGCCAAAGA aaaCTACATCATTGAGGAGAGAAGTTATGTCCCTTGTGAGGATTTGGTTTATGGCAGAATGTCATTCAGAGGCTTCAATCCTGAAGTTGAG AAATTAATGGTTCTGATGAATGCACCTAAAGAcgatgaagatgaagatgataATGGTATGAGCAGAATGGAGACAGATATTACAGATGAAGAGATGGCTCGAAG ATATGAAAGTTTGGTTGGAAGCATGAAGAAAAAGTTTGCAAAGAAGCGAGATCGTTCTGCAATCACAGATAAACAAGAGGACATGAACTGCAACATTGTTGATCTTCAACCAAAAAAGGCGTTCCTAAAGCCTCAAGACTGA